Proteins encoded in a region of the Pieris rapae chromosome 10, ilPieRapa1.1, whole genome shotgun sequence genome:
- the LOC110994209 gene encoding tubulin glycylase 3A isoform X1 yields MAITMDLEESVSDSKLHKESISKKELRPSSAVSISKSDHGLVETTSSIDQLKHYKSWVSPERWNELKKISDTAMKDRKVFMIKGGGFPAVRRALTERGWIEKYESHKVRHPPPAVDPRKVSGKELTKVERMILYKFMEHHSVDFLWTTKRDKYDWLLSNKDVVISRFFRSVFTTKEGLTSSLTQMHWFTDPGVALTRFPRCYNIYNSDSLEEFIDDFRITACISVLKWLSKTLQVKNEQHLVQPNGKVPLSAVEFAIARLNEYVAFFSHKDIDDTEEQAQHVWEHEWDQFLTHHYLLVHEHAKFNEDKNINIRQLERKSSKILASMVKFWPQMDIDGVFNIWIVKPGNKCRGKGIQLMNNIKDIIGLINVPAQKTRYVVQKYIENPLVIYNTKFDIRQWFLVTNCQPLTIWVYKDSYLRFSSQIFSLSNYHESVHLTNNAIQTKYKNNGDRDKALPDENMWDCHTFKAYLRQIGQYEMWDSKIYPGIKQCLIGAMLACQESMDKRQNSFELYGADFMLTDDFTPWLIEINSSPDLAPTTSVTARLCPQCLEDVIKVVLDRRSNPEADTGTFELVYRQVIPKAPAYLGLQLCINGKRLIKKSKEKKTEHKSVTPFPTPIPVGDMILDPGQPVPPEYSGPIITDFLTWLNPYDALPTNKDGILIGERDSLTVRQTVNVVNSSNIFKASKKRKSSALSCRTHRGRREKNSESKRRIKPHSCCRPEDEQSSNTKITKYRTESAKKFEMPKVDRSVGNKRCYIDPVEWERETASILRSTISIQNKMLVKNEGSGQIQSKSVIRNSHKTLEPLASGDCGKESNPIKKLSAIGRSICKLHNENQNKSISLSKSCTSIDYAPYRVVPLIDAKSSLKRDNTKI; encoded by the exons ATGGCTATAACTATGGATTTGGAAGAGAGCGTATCTGACTCGAAACTTCATAAGGAAAGTATTAGCAAAAAGGAATTACGGCCGTCAAGTGCAGTTTCCATCTCCAAGTCTGACCATGGACTAG tagAAACTACATCTTCCATCGATCAACTAAAGCATTACAAGAGTTGGGTCAGTCCTGAGAGATGGAATGAACTTAAGAAGATATCTGATACTGCGATGAAAGACCGGAAAGTGTTCATGATTAAGGGGGGTGGTTTCCCTGCAGTGCGTCGAGCTCTTACTGAGCGTGGCTGGATTGAAAAGTACGAGTCACATAAG gttCGACATCCACCACCAGCCGTCGACCCCAGAAAAGTATCGGGTAAAGAATTGACCAAAGTCGAAAGAatgattttatacaaatttatggAACACCATTCAGTAGATTTTCTCTGGACGACAAAAAGGGATAAATACGATTGGTTACTTAGTAACAAAGACGTAGTCATCAGCAG ATTTTTCAGATCAGTTTTCACAACGAAGGAAGGATTAACATCTTCTCTGACCCAAATGCACTGGTTCACGGACCCAGGTGTAGCTTTAACACGATTTCCACGctgttacaatatttataattccgATAGCCTTGAAGAATTTATCGATGACTTCAGAATAACGGCTTGTATAAGTGTTTTGAAATGGCTCTCGAAAACACTTCAAGTCAAAAATGAACAACATCTTGTACAGCCCAATGGAAAGGTTCCATTAAGTGCCGTAGAATTTGCGATAGCAAGACTCAATGAATACGTAGCGTTCTTCTCCCATAAGGATATCGATGATACAGAGGAACAAGCTCAACATGTTTGGGAACATGAATGGGACCAGTTTCTTACACATCATTATCTCCTAGTACATGAACATGCAAAATTTaatgaagataaaaatataaatatacg GCAATTGGAAAGGAAATCGTCTAAAATTCTAGCCTCTATGGTAAAATTTTGGCCTCAAATGGATATAGATGGAGTTTTTAACATTTGGATTGTAAAACCTGGCAACAAATGTCGCGGTAAAGGCATACAACTAATGAacaatataaaagatattattgGCCTCATTAATGTTCCAGCACAAAAGACAAGATATGTGGTCCAgaaatatatag aaaatcCTTTGGTAATTTACAACACAAAATTTGACATTCGACAATGGTTTTTAGTCACAAATTGTCAGCCTCTAACCATTTGGGTTTACAA AGACAGTTACCTAAGATTTAGCTCACAAATATTCAGTCTATCGAATTATCACGAATCCGTTCACCTCACAAATAATGCCatccaaacaaaatataagaacAACGGTGATAGGGACAAAGCACTACCCGATGAAAATATGTGGGACTGTCACACTTTCAAAGCTTATCTAAG acAGATAGGACAATATGAAATGTGGGACTCGAAAATTTACCCAGGAATTAAACAATGTTTGATAGGCGCTATGCTCGCGTGCCAGGAGTCTATGGATAAAAGGCAAAATAGCTTTGAATTGTACGGAGCTGACTTTATGTTAACTGACGATTTCACTCCATGGCTTATTGAAATCAATTCGAGTCCAGATTTGGCACCGACTACTTCAGTAACAGCGCGCTTGTGCCCGCAATGTCTTGAAGATGTCATAAAAG TCGTATTAGACAGACGTTCAAATCCTGAAGCTGATACAGGTACCTTTGAACTAGTCTATCGGCAAGTTATACCTAAAGCTCCAGCATACCTAGGTTTACAACTATGTATTAACGGTAAAAGACTTATAAAGAAAtccaaagaaaagaaaactgaGCACAAGTCTGTAACGCCGTTTCCTACACCAATACCAGTGGGAGATATGATACTAGATCCTGGTCAACCCGTTCCACCGGAATACAGTGGACCCATAATAACAGATTTTCTAACTTGGCTCAATCCATACGACGCTTTACCTACGAACAAAGATGGCATTCTAATAGGCGAACGGGATTCACTGACGGTACGCCAAACTGTTAATGTTGTGAATTCaagtaacatatttaaagCATCCAAAAAGCGTAAGTCATCTGCGCTCTCTTGTAGGACACATCGAGGAAGACGCGAAAAAAATTCAGAATCCAAACGACGTATTAAGCCCCACTCTTGCTGTAGACCCGAAGATGAACAATCAAGTaacacaaaaattacaaaataccgAACTGAATCCGcgaaaaaatttgaaatgcCCAAAGTTGACAGGTCTGTTGGTAATAAGCGTTGTTATATAGATCCTGTTGAATGGGAACGTGAAACTGCAAGCATACTTCGATCAACAATTtctattcaaaacaaaatgttagtTAAAAACGAGGGTAGCGGGCAAATCCAATCTAAATCAGTTATTAGAAATAGTCATAAAACTTTAGAACCTTTAGCTTCAGGCGACTGTGGAAAAGAGTCAAAtccaattaaaaagttaagtgCCATAGGTCGAAGTATTTGTAAACTCCACAATGAAAaccaaaataaatcaataagcCTGTCTAAAAGTTGTACTTCTATTGATTATGCCCCATATAGAGTTGTTCCGTTAATAGATGCAAAATCCTCGTTAAAAAgagataatacaaaaatataa
- the LOC110994209 gene encoding tubulin glycylase 3A isoform X2, whose amino-acid sequence MAITMDLEESVSDSKLHKESISKKELRPSSAVSISKSDHGLETTSSIDQLKHYKSWVSPERWNELKKISDTAMKDRKVFMIKGGGFPAVRRALTERGWIEKYESHKVRHPPPAVDPRKVSGKELTKVERMILYKFMEHHSVDFLWTTKRDKYDWLLSNKDVVISRFFRSVFTTKEGLTSSLTQMHWFTDPGVALTRFPRCYNIYNSDSLEEFIDDFRITACISVLKWLSKTLQVKNEQHLVQPNGKVPLSAVEFAIARLNEYVAFFSHKDIDDTEEQAQHVWEHEWDQFLTHHYLLVHEHAKFNEDKNINIRQLERKSSKILASMVKFWPQMDIDGVFNIWIVKPGNKCRGKGIQLMNNIKDIIGLINVPAQKTRYVVQKYIENPLVIYNTKFDIRQWFLVTNCQPLTIWVYKDSYLRFSSQIFSLSNYHESVHLTNNAIQTKYKNNGDRDKALPDENMWDCHTFKAYLRQIGQYEMWDSKIYPGIKQCLIGAMLACQESMDKRQNSFELYGADFMLTDDFTPWLIEINSSPDLAPTTSVTARLCPQCLEDVIKVVLDRRSNPEADTGTFELVYRQVIPKAPAYLGLQLCINGKRLIKKSKEKKTEHKSVTPFPTPIPVGDMILDPGQPVPPEYSGPIITDFLTWLNPYDALPTNKDGILIGERDSLTVRQTVNVVNSSNIFKASKKRKSSALSCRTHRGRREKNSESKRRIKPHSCCRPEDEQSSNTKITKYRTESAKKFEMPKVDRSVGNKRCYIDPVEWERETASILRSTISIQNKMLVKNEGSGQIQSKSVIRNSHKTLEPLASGDCGKESNPIKKLSAIGRSICKLHNENQNKSISLSKSCTSIDYAPYRVVPLIDAKSSLKRDNTKI is encoded by the exons ATGGCTATAACTATGGATTTGGAAGAGAGCGTATCTGACTCGAAACTTCATAAGGAAAGTATTAGCAAAAAGGAATTACGGCCGTCAAGTGCAGTTTCCATCTCCAAGTCTGACCATGGACTAG AAACTACATCTTCCATCGATCAACTAAAGCATTACAAGAGTTGGGTCAGTCCTGAGAGATGGAATGAACTTAAGAAGATATCTGATACTGCGATGAAAGACCGGAAAGTGTTCATGATTAAGGGGGGTGGTTTCCCTGCAGTGCGTCGAGCTCTTACTGAGCGTGGCTGGATTGAAAAGTACGAGTCACATAAG gttCGACATCCACCACCAGCCGTCGACCCCAGAAAAGTATCGGGTAAAGAATTGACCAAAGTCGAAAGAatgattttatacaaatttatggAACACCATTCAGTAGATTTTCTCTGGACGACAAAAAGGGATAAATACGATTGGTTACTTAGTAACAAAGACGTAGTCATCAGCAG ATTTTTCAGATCAGTTTTCACAACGAAGGAAGGATTAACATCTTCTCTGACCCAAATGCACTGGTTCACGGACCCAGGTGTAGCTTTAACACGATTTCCACGctgttacaatatttataattccgATAGCCTTGAAGAATTTATCGATGACTTCAGAATAACGGCTTGTATAAGTGTTTTGAAATGGCTCTCGAAAACACTTCAAGTCAAAAATGAACAACATCTTGTACAGCCCAATGGAAAGGTTCCATTAAGTGCCGTAGAATTTGCGATAGCAAGACTCAATGAATACGTAGCGTTCTTCTCCCATAAGGATATCGATGATACAGAGGAACAAGCTCAACATGTTTGGGAACATGAATGGGACCAGTTTCTTACACATCATTATCTCCTAGTACATGAACATGCAAAATTTaatgaagataaaaatataaatatacg GCAATTGGAAAGGAAATCGTCTAAAATTCTAGCCTCTATGGTAAAATTTTGGCCTCAAATGGATATAGATGGAGTTTTTAACATTTGGATTGTAAAACCTGGCAACAAATGTCGCGGTAAAGGCATACAACTAATGAacaatataaaagatattattgGCCTCATTAATGTTCCAGCACAAAAGACAAGATATGTGGTCCAgaaatatatag aaaatcCTTTGGTAATTTACAACACAAAATTTGACATTCGACAATGGTTTTTAGTCACAAATTGTCAGCCTCTAACCATTTGGGTTTACAA AGACAGTTACCTAAGATTTAGCTCACAAATATTCAGTCTATCGAATTATCACGAATCCGTTCACCTCACAAATAATGCCatccaaacaaaatataagaacAACGGTGATAGGGACAAAGCACTACCCGATGAAAATATGTGGGACTGTCACACTTTCAAAGCTTATCTAAG acAGATAGGACAATATGAAATGTGGGACTCGAAAATTTACCCAGGAATTAAACAATGTTTGATAGGCGCTATGCTCGCGTGCCAGGAGTCTATGGATAAAAGGCAAAATAGCTTTGAATTGTACGGAGCTGACTTTATGTTAACTGACGATTTCACTCCATGGCTTATTGAAATCAATTCGAGTCCAGATTTGGCACCGACTACTTCAGTAACAGCGCGCTTGTGCCCGCAATGTCTTGAAGATGTCATAAAAG TCGTATTAGACAGACGTTCAAATCCTGAAGCTGATACAGGTACCTTTGAACTAGTCTATCGGCAAGTTATACCTAAAGCTCCAGCATACCTAGGTTTACAACTATGTATTAACGGTAAAAGACTTATAAAGAAAtccaaagaaaagaaaactgaGCACAAGTCTGTAACGCCGTTTCCTACACCAATACCAGTGGGAGATATGATACTAGATCCTGGTCAACCCGTTCCACCGGAATACAGTGGACCCATAATAACAGATTTTCTAACTTGGCTCAATCCATACGACGCTTTACCTACGAACAAAGATGGCATTCTAATAGGCGAACGGGATTCACTGACGGTACGCCAAACTGTTAATGTTGTGAATTCaagtaacatatttaaagCATCCAAAAAGCGTAAGTCATCTGCGCTCTCTTGTAGGACACATCGAGGAAGACGCGAAAAAAATTCAGAATCCAAACGACGTATTAAGCCCCACTCTTGCTGTAGACCCGAAGATGAACAATCAAGTaacacaaaaattacaaaataccgAACTGAATCCGcgaaaaaatttgaaatgcCCAAAGTTGACAGGTCTGTTGGTAATAAGCGTTGTTATATAGATCCTGTTGAATGGGAACGTGAAACTGCAAGCATACTTCGATCAACAATTtctattcaaaacaaaatgttagtTAAAAACGAGGGTAGCGGGCAAATCCAATCTAAATCAGTTATTAGAAATAGTCATAAAACTTTAGAACCTTTAGCTTCAGGCGACTGTGGAAAAGAGTCAAAtccaattaaaaagttaagtgCCATAGGTCGAAGTATTTGTAAACTCCACAATGAAAaccaaaataaatcaataagcCTGTCTAAAAGTTGTACTTCTATTGATTATGCCCCATATAGAGTTGTTCCGTTAATAGATGCAAAATCCTCGTTAAAAAgagataatacaaaaatataa
- the LOC110994209 gene encoding tubulin glycylase 3A isoform X3: MAITMDLEESVSDSKLHKESISKKELRPSSAVSISKSDHGLVETTSSIDQLKHYKSWVSPERWNELKKISDTAMKDRKVFMIKGGGFPAVRRALTERGWIEKYESHKVRHPPPAVDPRKVSGKELTKVERMILYKFMEHHSVDFLWTTKRDKYDWLLSNKDVVISRFFRSVFTTKEGLTSSLTQMHWFTDPGVALTRFPRCYNIYNSDSLEEFIDDFRITACISVLKWLSKTLQVKNEQHLVQPNGKVPLSAVEFAIARLNEYVAFFSHKDIDDTEEQAQHVWEHEWDQFLTHHYLLVHEHAKFNEDKNINIRQLERKSSKILASMVKFWPQMDIDGVFNIWIVKPGNKCRGKGIQLMNNIKDIIGLINVPAQKTRYVVQKYIENPLVIYNTKFDIRQWFLVTNCQPLTIWVYKDSYLRFSSQIFSLSNYHESVHLTNNAIQTKYKNNGDRDKALPDENMWDCHTFKAYLRQIGQYEMWDSKIYPGIKQCLIGAMLACQESMDKRQNSFELYGADFMLTDDFTPWLIEINSSPDLAPTTSVTARLCPQCLEDVIKVVLDRRSNPEADTGTFELVYRQVIPKAPAYLGLQLCINGKRLIKKSKEKKTEHKSVTPFPTPIPVGDMILDPGQPVPPEYSGPIITDFLTWLNPYDALPTNKDGILIGERDSLTDTSRKTRKKFRIQTTY; encoded by the exons ATGGCTATAACTATGGATTTGGAAGAGAGCGTATCTGACTCGAAACTTCATAAGGAAAGTATTAGCAAAAAGGAATTACGGCCGTCAAGTGCAGTTTCCATCTCCAAGTCTGACCATGGACTAG tagAAACTACATCTTCCATCGATCAACTAAAGCATTACAAGAGTTGGGTCAGTCCTGAGAGATGGAATGAACTTAAGAAGATATCTGATACTGCGATGAAAGACCGGAAAGTGTTCATGATTAAGGGGGGTGGTTTCCCTGCAGTGCGTCGAGCTCTTACTGAGCGTGGCTGGATTGAAAAGTACGAGTCACATAAG gttCGACATCCACCACCAGCCGTCGACCCCAGAAAAGTATCGGGTAAAGAATTGACCAAAGTCGAAAGAatgattttatacaaatttatggAACACCATTCAGTAGATTTTCTCTGGACGACAAAAAGGGATAAATACGATTGGTTACTTAGTAACAAAGACGTAGTCATCAGCAG ATTTTTCAGATCAGTTTTCACAACGAAGGAAGGATTAACATCTTCTCTGACCCAAATGCACTGGTTCACGGACCCAGGTGTAGCTTTAACACGATTTCCACGctgttacaatatttataattccgATAGCCTTGAAGAATTTATCGATGACTTCAGAATAACGGCTTGTATAAGTGTTTTGAAATGGCTCTCGAAAACACTTCAAGTCAAAAATGAACAACATCTTGTACAGCCCAATGGAAAGGTTCCATTAAGTGCCGTAGAATTTGCGATAGCAAGACTCAATGAATACGTAGCGTTCTTCTCCCATAAGGATATCGATGATACAGAGGAACAAGCTCAACATGTTTGGGAACATGAATGGGACCAGTTTCTTACACATCATTATCTCCTAGTACATGAACATGCAAAATTTaatgaagataaaaatataaatatacg GCAATTGGAAAGGAAATCGTCTAAAATTCTAGCCTCTATGGTAAAATTTTGGCCTCAAATGGATATAGATGGAGTTTTTAACATTTGGATTGTAAAACCTGGCAACAAATGTCGCGGTAAAGGCATACAACTAATGAacaatataaaagatattattgGCCTCATTAATGTTCCAGCACAAAAGACAAGATATGTGGTCCAgaaatatatag aaaatcCTTTGGTAATTTACAACACAAAATTTGACATTCGACAATGGTTTTTAGTCACAAATTGTCAGCCTCTAACCATTTGGGTTTACAA AGACAGTTACCTAAGATTTAGCTCACAAATATTCAGTCTATCGAATTATCACGAATCCGTTCACCTCACAAATAATGCCatccaaacaaaatataagaacAACGGTGATAGGGACAAAGCACTACCCGATGAAAATATGTGGGACTGTCACACTTTCAAAGCTTATCTAAG acAGATAGGACAATATGAAATGTGGGACTCGAAAATTTACCCAGGAATTAAACAATGTTTGATAGGCGCTATGCTCGCGTGCCAGGAGTCTATGGATAAAAGGCAAAATAGCTTTGAATTGTACGGAGCTGACTTTATGTTAACTGACGATTTCACTCCATGGCTTATTGAAATCAATTCGAGTCCAGATTTGGCACCGACTACTTCAGTAACAGCGCGCTTGTGCCCGCAATGTCTTGAAGATGTCATAAAAG TCGTATTAGACAGACGTTCAAATCCTGAAGCTGATACAGGTACCTTTGAACTAGTCTATCGGCAAGTTATACCTAAAGCTCCAGCATACCTAGGTTTACAACTATGTATTAACGGTAAAAGACTTATAAAGAAAtccaaagaaaagaaaactgaGCACAAGTCTGTAACGCCGTTTCCTACACCAATACCAGTGGGAGATATGATACTAGATCCTGGTCAACCCGTTCCACCGGAATACAGTGGACCCATAATAACAGATTTTCTAACTTGGCTCAATCCATACGACGCTTTACCTACGAACAAAGATGGCATTCTAATAGGCGAACGGGATTCACTGACG GACACATCGAGGAAGACGCGAAAAAAATTCAGAATCCAAACGACGTATTAA